The Etheostoma cragini isolate CJK2018 chromosome 10, CSU_Ecrag_1.0, whole genome shotgun sequence nucleotide sequence CTGTAAACTCACTTTTCTGGGTTGAAGGTGTCACCTCTATCTCTAACTCAGGTTATGCCTCATTTTCTATGGTCATCCCTGGGTTACTGGCAcctgaacaaaaacataaaaataatattattaataatgatgGCTACTCCGCAGCGATGCTCGACTGAAGTTGACTCAATAACACGACTTTCCTAAACTAGAACTGGTCAAGGGGCAGGATTGCATGAAAATACAGAATTTTAAACTACTGTAAATATGAATTTCTCACTAGAAAATTCAGAgaatttgtttatttggttAAGACAACATAGAGATGACTGTCATTCACTTTCACACGATCAATAAATGACAGGCTAATGTTTGAAGATGCTCTattttgcattcaacttttttttaattatgtaattttgCACACATAATCTACAGTCATCTTCGAGTgttttggatttctttctttaaacGTCAAAGATTTAGTTTGGAAGAAATACAAACACTACTGTATGcattaaaaggttttaatgCACTGTGGgctcaatttttttgacatattgttcAATGTTGTTATATATGTTACCAAAATTTGGTATGAACAGATCAGAACATGTGGTAGGAGATGGATGATGTAGCGCCACCATCAGGACTATTCATTAATGAATTAAGTTTGGCACGGCACTGGACTTTGTGCAAAGTTTGGTGAATTTTCATGCATAGGAACATAGATTTCTCATAGGGTCcactacaataataataatcataatataatatttatgttCAATTAAGGTTACATAACAAAGTCATAACGCGCTTTACAAGAGTAAcattgttgaaaaataaatccaaaaaaacagcagacatcaaattaaatttgaaataaataaaaaataaaaaactatatatactgtatatgtaggaTCGTATctttacttgttttttaaacgttttgttttactgtttttctttgcagttttgtatatatataaatatatatttatgccaTTGCCTACAAAGAACATGATTCCATGTATTTCTATGGATGCACAGGCTCCTacccttgttgtttttgtctgctgCAGTGTCGCTCTCCGTCCAGGAGGGGGTGCTGCTGAGCAGCCGACTCTGAGACTCCCTCAGCGGCTTGGAGGGGAACTGGCGGCCGTCTGCTGCTCTGGAGggtacaaatacacaaatactcATCAGCAGGGATGAAGCCAGGAATCAACCCACTGAGGAGTATTTCTGATGAAATAGAATAGTCTTATTACCACAGAGGTGGCTCATTTTCCATTACTTATATTATCTAGggtattatttatatttatatctatattttCAACTGTTAGGCAGCTCTTTGTTCCATGTATCCTGTTACAATATATAGTCAGCCATTTTTATACTATCAATAGTCTCAAGGTTTTATAATTCAGTTGTACATCTATATTTAAATCAGTAttgtatatgtaatatatatatatatatatatgtaatataataataattactgtTGGACTGACCATATTGTGGACTGCCAGAACCCCCCACAGTGGGAGTTAATGTTACCGTTTCACTCTTGTTTGCGTATCTTTGTGTCtatgttgcattttgtgttcaggtatttgtgtatatttgtgtgcgtgtgcatttttgtgtagACCATGTTGTTTCCTTGAAACAGTCGACTCACCCCTTGCTGGCGGGGTTGGAGCCCGTGGGGGAGCCGGGCTGCTCCGGGTCCAGATTCACCAGACAGGCCGGGAACGAGCAACCGTCGCCTGAACTAGAAAGCCGCAGTAGaaagatgtttaaaaagaacTAGCAGATAATACATCTGTAGGTGAATTACatgttgggtgtttttttttttattgtaggcTATGTTTGTGGAAATGATGGCTAATACAGAGTGTAGATTATGTCTAAGATGTACCTTTTGATACACTGCAGCTATGTGTGGCTATCAGTGGCAATTGTGGGATAAAGGTCGAAGCTAAAACATAGTAGCATAAGTAGAGGAAGGGAACTGGAAATACATATACAGCAATATCTAGGATTAGCCACCATAAGCTCCCAGTGTGCATGTGCGGCTAAGAGGAGGATTGTGTTATTCTGTCTTTAGAAAGTTACACAGTCTTTAcgttaaatattttaatgtcaCTATTTCCACTTGGAAATGTTGCATGGGTGAGCATGACAGTGGTTTTGGTTTGCAGAATATTAACCTGAAATGTGGTCACTGCATCAACAATGTATTGtttataggcctacatattaaaaaatgtaaaaaaaacagggtttaCGTTTCCATAATTTGACAAAGAACTGCATGTATTGTACATCCATAATAGTATTCATTCTGTCAGCATGAATTACTAATTGTTGAAGCGTGTGCATGAATTCCCTGAGGACACATGTTGTAATGCTGTCGTGTCCCCTTTGAGACGTGTCCGTCTTTTGAACCATGTTGTTTCTAACGGAGAGACAGCGCGCTCTCACGCCCAGAGACTTTCTTCATTTAACACTTCTCTGACaccttgagagagagagagagaactacAGAAGTCTTTTGTAAgcggtttctactagaacatgctttgatgttcagAAAACACATTCTTTGGCAGCCCGACTCAATATACCCAAACGTATGTGCATAAGcactgaaaaagtgatttttgttttgtttgtgatatGTCCTCTTTAATGCATTACATATCAACATAATGTGCTTATGTACAATTGACCAGTGCCTGAGACACCATATTTGACTTGTCGTAGCAGTTGCACCGACTTGTGGTTCTTCAAACAGAGCCTGAAGTCTTTGACCTGCTTGTCCTTTACTCTAGACTTCAAATGACAGGTCATCAGGGCTCTTAAACTGTCAAACAACCTGCCGGGGGAcgttataaaaaataattaacactAGACTTGCTTTATGGGATTGTTTCTTTAGTTGTCCTTCCTCAAGTCGCatgcttcttttctttataaatataaattgcatttgatagatatttttaaaggattttctCCTGGTTGTCTTTGCCTATAATAATAACCTTACCCGGAGAAAACAGGAATCGGCCAGTATTTAAGTTCATCCCCAAAGACCTGGCGGAAGTTCTTACTGCAGCCCAGACTGAAACCGTTCTTATCGATGCCGTGGCGGAACACTGGAGAACGCACAGCCTCTGAGGTAACACACGTGGAGAAgaattcagtcagtcagtcagacgtGAAGATGGAGATCTCAGTCTGTGTGTAATCTATTAGTCAGACAGGAGCTCATTCAGTCAACACATGAACGGCTGCAACAAAGGAACAACTCTGAATGAAAGTGTCTTTGTTGTTCAGGAAAAGCAGATCTGATCCTGTGCCACCGTGTGTGAGCAGTGTCTGTTACTAAGCAGCTTACCGCCCTGAGCCTTATGTCTCTGCGTTACACTGTAACATACTCCTCTGGATAATCCACACTccttaacacacagacaaagtgtGCCACTGTGCACACATAATGAGAAACGGCTCCGTCTGATAACGGCTCAGAAAGGCTCGTCAAATCGCTGCGCTGATGAGAACCGATGGTGGGAAAAAGACAGCGAATGACTGTTCATCATTAGTGCGAAAACGACCCTTTAAGCAGACTGAGAGCAGAGGCACAGGGCTGAGTGAGCTGCTGTACACAGGAATCGCTGCATCCACCGACAGAACGCACATACATGTAGGCTTGAAGTTCGCCACCTACCCAGGGTGGATCTGTTCTTGCAGACGAGCCAGCAGTGATAGGTGAAAAGCGAAGCCAGGCTCACTGAGAACATGGAGGCCGAGAAGAAGAGGAACAGGATGTGGAACTTGGCCTGAGTGTCTGGAAGGCTGTTCTGAGGGGGAAACACCAACCGAACAATCAACACAACTGCACAACAACTGAGCGAGACACTGAGACTGAGTGGGATCTGAGATTTCTACTCAAGGGTTCTATGGGAGCTCATTAAGTTGTTTCTATCTCATATGTCACTAACTAGTTGGTTGGTTCGTACCAGATATTCTCTCAGACGGAAATGTGCTCTACCTCCAGccttgtgagaaaaaaaaaaaatcaaataccaCGTATTcaacacagaatatatatatgaCTTCAGATGTCCATTCAGATTTATCAGAGATATTTTGTGCTAACCCAACACACCAGCCCCTAAATTGGGTCTTTTGACCGTCACTTGATTTTTGTCCACATGAGTGGACTTTTAAtcatactttatatatatattttatatatagcaTGTATATAACTAAGtgtaatatgtactgtacattctaCGGTTAATATGTATACCACAATAGGCTATATATCAAGATTTATTGGGGAAAACCCAgcaagaatttgaaaaaatctgtctctctgcattCCTATGTAGCCCAAATGgaattatcctttttttaataaccacATTTTCAGACACTGTGACATTTACACTGTAAGATTAACAGTCATATCCAGCTCCTTAGATCACATTGTGTAATAGTAATATTTGGTGTCACCCTTAAAAGACATAGATGCATGAACTAAAATATATGCAAGACACAAGCAATGATCATGTCATGCAACTGTTGAGGAAGCAATACTTACCATCCAAAACTTAATGAAGTACTGAAGATCTGTAGCCGTTATAAAAAGGCAGTAGAGTAGCGAATATGCCAAGAACAGCATGAAAAACTTGTAGTTGGAGAATCCCACACAGTTGTTCACCCTGCAACAAGGATGAAAGGATGCAGTGTGGTCAGTGTGGCCAAATGTTCTCATTACTACACGTTCAGATATTTTCTAAATGCAAAGATACAGGAGTCGAAGAGATTATTTTAAGGCGCCTGTTGCCAATATTCAGAACATTAACCTATTGCAAATGGCACTTctcattatgactttttatattcaGCTCCTTTCATGAATTTCTCTCGTACATTATTGCAAAGAGAGCAGAAAACCTGATCATGGTTAGCAAAAATGACACCAACCGGAGTctgatttgttttgtctccctctgcTGCCAAAATGTGTCATGTGGCAAGATGAGAGGTTAAAGTATCAACATGTGCCCAGTGAACAAGCCCTTTGTGCTCCCATGTGATGTGTGTTCACGAGCCCTGTGAACAGGAATGTGACTGGGCAGTGTGGTgctcaaaaaaaacaatgaaaccaTGAAGCCTGAATACTGTGGGGCCTCTAATGAAAAAGAATTCATATAATAACGATGATATACCTATACAATGTGAGTGCAGTGGTAAAtaagtttttttagtttcatttaGTGAAAAGCCTGTTGTCAGTACATACCATGGGCAGTGGTGATCCATCTTCAGGATGCATCTGTAACACAGCAGGGTCAGACGTCAGAGTAATTGAATCTTACTCTGCCTGCCCGAATGCAATATATTGTGTGGTCTGTTCTATATAGGTGCGTGAGCAGAGAGCCATACTTATCACAGACTGAACAATGGTGACATCGATCAGGCTTCAGCAGCTGGCAGCGGTCGCAGAAACGGATTGCTGAGGAGACACAGCCAATTCAATCACACAGCCGTCAGCAGCAGCATGCCAGTCTACAGACAGCTCCTGTTGTTCTGCATCAGTGACAGTGTGTGCTGTACTGTACCTCCAGAGTTGGTGCGGGTGTAGATGGGCAGATCCTTGGCTATCCTCCTCAGGATCTCCTGCTGAGACTCCCCCCGATCTTCACGCTCCAGCAGCTCTTTGTCAGTGTAGGACAGGTGAAACTATGTGGGGCAGAACACCTACGATTTAGTAAGAGTTTAATCTGCAAGCAATGCTGTTTACTTCTAATGAATCGTAACCTGATTTTTGTCAAAATAGAGTCAAATTATTTGTCACATAAGCTACAAGCTGTGTTAGTATCAGTAATGCAGTGATGTCTGTCACTGTGAAGCTGCAGCTCAGTAGGCTGTACATTTCTGTAtcttccatttgttttggttcTCTCTGCCCCAGCAGGCAAATGGGAGCAAAGCAGCACAGAGCCGCAATATTACTTTCAGCCACTCAGGCAATTTATGATTGCACACTGGAAACAAATAACTCTGATGCtaacaaacaacacagcacacaTGAAATGACTTTTATTACAATCCCAAAACCTCGAGTGATCCAGCGATCATATCTCAAAAACCAAAGCTTTCACATGAGGCGACTATTGGCTTTGCCTCAGTTAAAATTCAAGggtagcatttttttttctgagtgtcctctcaAGATGTATCCATGCGTGTGTTCACCCTGCAGAGCTGAAGTGCTGTGGTCAGGATCAGAGCCAAGTGCTCCAGGCACATCCACTAGAAACTTTTATTAGTTTAAATGCAGCGTTCACAATCACACAGAGAGACTTTGACCTACATCTGCCCAGCCCCCCCTGCCTCGTCATGCAGGCAACAATAACGCTGTGTAGCAGACAGACTCACCTCCTTCAGGGGGTTCATGGGCCTGGTGAAGATGGTTTGCCAGTAAGCCCACACAAACATGATGAAGATGACATGGTACACAAGCAAGTATATAACTGGAATCAGAACAACATAAACAAGTCATTATCATCTATAATGAGTGGTGTGCATTTAACCATTTACTCAtcattttttcctttcactgAACAAATTTGTATATAAAAATCAGTGTTTAATTggtatattttactattttatgcACACTTGCTCAATATAAAAAGtgtaagaaataaagaaataggatcaaatttacaaaaactcGATAAACTCGGCATTCAGATTAGCATGACTTAGATTCAgaatataataatgtttttaattgtgtggTGGGACAAATATTTATGTAGTAAATATGTTTACAGAGGAACTGAGTTGGTGTTATCCTTGGTCCTGATTTGTACAACATTTTGTGATGTGTTATCACAGACAAGGAAGCAAATCTGAAACATTAGTACAAAAACGAGGCGGGCCTCAAGGCTTAACTCttggtccacttctttttcCCATTTTCACGCATAACCTTCCCTCAATTTGTTCTAAATACTACGTTCAGCTTAATGCGGATAATACCGTATTATACACATCTAAAACTTAttacatattaaacatattaaagATTAAATCAACTTTGCAGTCTGATTTGAGTACCCTACAACACAGCTTGCAGCTAATATATTAATACGCACAGAACAAATTTCACTCTAATATtagcttaacccttgtgttgtccttgggtcaaattggcCCCTTtttttatacgttttttttaatatctgaaATGTCTTGATAGTATGGCATTCCATAGAGTTCGGCACATGAAACGCCCGGGCCTTAGACTATGATATGAATTATATTGTGAAGAAAATGAACCTTGGTATTGTTGTTCTTTACCGATCTAGGAACTGCTTTtcatttactgttaaaaaagcTACAACTAATTTTACCAATATTGGATTATGCTGATGTTGTATATCAGGCTGCATCAAAAACTAATCTTCCTCTCAGTACAGTTTCTAATAGACTATGCATGTATACATTTCAATTACTCTCACAGAGTCCAAAGTCTTTATGTCCAAAGCTATTGGAATATGACTTAATGCTATCACTGACATAAAATACTTACATAATTATATAATCTATGAATGAATGATCTATTTTCATCTGTTGTAGAGTATGCTCTCCTGATGTTTTGTGTCTTATGATTAGCtagttattgttttcttttagtatTATTGTCACAATTGGTTTGGTTTAATTAtcttaatatttttgttttgattaaatcTTTTGTCTAATTGTgcttacagtatattgtattaCTTTCGTTGCTAATTCCCTTGAAACCAAGATGTTACATGTCAAGGGGTTATTCCTAATAATGAATTTTCAACACACTGACTAAAAGCCTGCATTTAAACATGTAACTGAggttatgaaaagaaaatcttgtGACGCACTTCCAGCTGATAGAGGCTGATTGATGTGGGCTGCCACTGCCAGGCTGAAGGCTGCTAAACCTCCTCTTGCTGAAACTCAACTCAACATAACAGATGCAGAACAGTTGAAGATCATCTTTATGTTAAACACCCTTTAAGAACACTCACCCTTTTGTCCCGTGTCTTCAATAGactctgaaaaatgaaaaagacacaGTCAGGTCTGTGTTGATTAAAGAAGGTCAAACACATGCTACCATGCTGTGTAAGTCGGCATGGGGAAACATTTCTAGCTAGCACGATAGATGTATGACTGAGAGTCAATTCAAATGGgcataagtgacaaaataaaccCTTATTACCACACCAGTCGGAAAATCAATAAACAGCACACTCCCAGTCATTTACTGTAGTTTGACGTATTATTTCTCTCATAAAGGTAAGCCTTACTGTGCGTTGACAAAAGGcattgaaaacaacaacaacaaggagcCTCCTGCACAGGTTCAATGTACATGTACCTAAAGATCTGGACTCGGGATAAAAGAGGGCAAGTGGGGGCCAGTTGGAAGATATTAGCTGACAattttttatacacacacacacacacacacacacacatgcacaaagcaGGAACTGAGGAAAGGTGAGCCAAAGAGCTGAATCGAGGCATGCAGCCAATGATCGTGCTCATGCTGCCTTGCCAGCATTAAAAGCCCCAGAGTCTGACAGTGAAGCATAAGTGAATGTGTGATTAAGAGTATGTGCAGGGATGTAAATTAATGTGTCAAAGAAAGCAAGATGGTCACTGCCGTACAGCCTTTTATCTTTTCCTTATTACATTCTTGCTAAAAAAACTCCCACGTTATTTTGACTTCAAGAAGCCAAAGAGCACTTGATTCCAAATGGTTAACAATCTtggaaaaaggacaaactgtTTAAAAGACAACTTCCAGTGCTTTAAAAGAAAGTGGGTCAACCACAGATTGCTTAGGGTGAGTTATGTAAACCAGACAATGGGATTAACTCAGAGGTATCAGCTGACTATACTTTCACAcaactgtctctgtgtctgtctgcagagcACATGCCGGCCCCCGAGCGACCACTGTCctgccctgctgctgctgttttcatCTGTCGGTCCCATGGGACTCGAACGCATCACAATGTCGCTCTTGTTCAACTGGATGCAAAACAAGGTGGTGTCAAATGAAACAGTGATTTTGCTTTTCTGTTAAGGTTCATCCGGGGACATGCGCTGGCTGCCCTCTTCAGTTGAGAGGGGCGGGAATAATGAATGGTgcattactaataataataataataaattgtacattattattatctacattgtttatacatacaaaatgcaatacaaatacaaaatacatcttttttctttgtgtctaCAGTTCTGCACCCAAATCTGAAACTGAGTGTTTCATTGAGCATGTTTAAAGTGGCCTAAAAAGAAATGGTTGCAAACTAAAATGTAGAATTTTccatttcaattcaaatttggtatgatttttttgactgagaaagcaaaaaagcattttgacaTAGCTATCCCACGAGACTTTCCTTTCCTGAAAAACACCCACATAAGTAAttcaagcagcaattatgaCTAATATTTACGTTTGTAGTGGCGGTGCCGTCGAGCAGCTGGAGTAATTATGACGGGAGCAAAGTTTCCTCGGGGCAAAGCAGGAAGTATACAAAGTGACAAAGTAAAACAGCCGTGGTAATAATTAAGCCTGAAAactttcctgttttttatttattcactgtGATGTTTAATGTTGGTCATTGCATTTACTTGCTTTTCaatgttgtatgtgtttttcaaattatCAAAGAAATCCAACAATGTCAAATGAACAACTTCAAATAttctaatataaaataatatcaataaatagctgttatttattttaactccACATAGTCTACAGCTATGGATCAATTATGAGTAGATTAGACCCCCATTCAACAATGCAACAAGACATccagacatttttttgtccctttgtgGTATTTGTTTCTTTCTACGTAGTctttttgcatctctttttggttgtttttcctctcattGTGTTCTTTTGGCATCTCCTTGTGGACATTTGTGTCACTCGGTCTCTTTAACgtctctttttggtcattttgccCCCTTTTGTGGTCTCTTATACgtctctttttggtcattttgccTCCCTATGTGGTcgttttttgtctctttatgGTCGTTTTATGTATCTTTGAGgtcattttgcatttctttatagtcttctttttgcatcccactgttttttttttcttctcattttgcATCCCATTGTGGTCATTTTGCACCCCTTTCTAGTCGTTTTGCATCcctttctgttctttttgcatctctttgtggttgttttgtgtcttttgtggtcactttgtgtccttttctggtgatttttttcatcttattgTGATTGTAGTTTTATCTCTTTATGGTTGTTTTGCATCCTTATGTGGTTGTTTTTCATCTCTTTGTCGAACCTACAATCCATCCATGGTACTAAGAAGCAAATTATCTATCACCTTTGGACTCTGGTATGGAGGCACCAAAGGGGGCCAATCAGAAATTTCTTTTGGGGGGGGCGTGCCACCCCTGACCACCCCACTGGCCCTTCCCCTGCTGGCAAATCCAGTGACATGGCATCACAAATGATCAAGTGTTAAGACGAACAAAACGGTGTACCCTTTCAGTTAAAGCTGGATAAATGTCTGGCTACATCTGGAGACGATCAGACTGAGAAACAACCCCtcccttccctgtgttttcctctgtttgttCCCATTAAACCGTCTCaatttcttcctccttttctgaCAGAGGAGATCTGCTTTCCTAGTGGTCTTACAAGCTGCCAAATGGAGCACATGAGCAGCCGGCTGCTGAGAGTCCTCTGATACATCCTAGAAACCATTACTCACTATCCAGGTCAACTTTGTGTTCACTGTTCACCGACAAGTCTCGCTGTCTGTAAAGGCATCATCCAACGCTAAGCAGCTGCAGGGGCCTGACTCAAAATACCATTAGGCTACAGACTTCTTTTCAAAAGATAATGCTGGTGGTGAT carries:
- the zdhhc2 gene encoding palmitoyltransferase ZDHHC2 isoform X1, which gives rise to MAPSGSRSIKTGCQRVLYWIPVLFIALIVAWSYYAYVLQLCIESIEDTGQKVIYLLVYHVIFIMFVWAYWQTIFTRPMNPLKEFHLSYTDKELLEREDRGESQQEILRRIAKDLPIYTRTNSGAIRFCDRCQLLKPDRCHHCSVCDKCILKMDHHCPWVNNCVGFSNYKFFMLFLAYSLLYCLFITATDLQYFIKFWMAGGRAHFRLREYLNSLPDTQAKFHILFLFFSASMFSVSLASLFTYHCWLVCKNRSTLEAVRSPVFRHGIDKNGFSLGCSKNFRQVFGDELKYWPIPVFSGSGDGCSFPACLVNLDPEQPGSPTGSNPASKGAADGRQFPSKPLRESQSRLLSSTPSWTESDTAADKNNKGASNPGMTIENEA
- the zdhhc2 gene encoding palmitoyltransferase ZDHHC2 isoform X2, with the protein product MAPSGSRSIKTGCQRVLYWIPVLFIALIVAWSYYAYVLQLCIESIEDTGQKVIYLLVYHVIFIMFVWAYWQTIFTRPMNPLKEFHLSYTDKELLEREDRGESQQEILRRIAKDLPIYTRTNSGAIRFCDRCQLLKPDRCHHCSVCDKCILKMDHHCPWVNNCVGFSNYKFFMLFLAYSLLYCLFITATDLQYFIKFWMNSLPDTQAKFHILFLFFSASMFSVSLASLFTYHCWLVCKNRSTLEAVRSPVFRHGIDKNGFSLGCSKNFRQVFGDELKYWPIPVFSGSGDGCSFPACLVNLDPEQPGSPTGSNPASKGAADGRQFPSKPLRESQSRLLSSTPSWTESDTAADKNNKGASNPGMTIENEA